The window CCGGATCCGTTCGCAGGTCGTGCACCATATTCGCGAATTCCTGGTGCATCGGGGCTTTCTGGAAGTAGAGACGCCGATGATGCAGGCGATTCCGGGTGGTGCCGCCGCACGGCCGTTCGTCACCTTCCACAACGCTCTCGACATGGAGCTCTACCTGCGTATCGCACCCGAGCTGTATCTGAAGCGGCTGGTGGTGGGCGGCTTCGAAAAGGTCTTCGAAATCAATCGCAACTTCCGCAACGAGGGGCTCTCCACCCGGCATAATCCCGAGTTCACGATGCTGGAGTTCTACCAGGCCTACGCCGATCACCACGAACTGATGGACCTGACCGAGGCGATGCTGCGGGATGTGGCGCAGCAGGTGCTTGGTACGACGACGGTGGAATACCAGGGCGAGAACTATCACTTCGGCGAACCGTTCCGACGCATCACAGTCAAGGAGTCGATCCTCCAGTTCAACCCGAATCTCACCGAAGCACAGATCGATGACTTGGAATCAGCGCGTCAGGTTGCAAGGCAGCTGGACGTACCGCTCAAGGAGACCTGGGGCCTAGGCAAGGTACAGATCGAAATCTTCGAAAAGACCGTGGAGCACCGGTTGAAGGAGCCCACCTTTATTACCCGTTATCCGACGGAAGTATCGCCTCTGGCGAGGCCCTGTGACGACGATCCCTTTGTGACCGATCGCTTCGAGTTTTTCGTCGGCGGCCGCGAGATCGCCAACGGCTTTTCGGAGCTCAACGACCCGGAAGACCAGGCCGAACGCTTCCGCAAACAGGTGGAAGAGAAAGCGGCCGGAGACGAAGAGGCCATGCATTTCGATGAGGATTACATCGTCGCCCTCGAACACGGCCTGCCGCCTACCGCGGGGGAGGGCATCGGGATCGACCGGCTGGTGATGCTGTTTACGAACTCACCCTCCATCCGGGATGTGCTGCTGTTTCCGCATATGCGGCCTGAATCCGACTAACGCTGTTTTGCGAAAAAGCCGTTTCCTGTTCGGTTACTGGTTCTGTTCGCGTTCTGCCAGTTTTCGTTTTAGCTGTTCGGGCGTACGGGCAATATTGGAGCTGGCTCGGGTGGCGAAATGGGCCTCGGACAGATCGCGGGTGACGAAACGGGCGAGTGAAGGTGGCAACCCCGGGCTGTGAGTGATACGGGGAAGTGCCTCGCCCGGTTTGATGAGGTGGAGTCGATCCTCTTCCATCAGGTAGTGCAAGCCCATCGTTCGCCTCACGTTCTTGGCCGGGAAGTCCTTCGATGGTGCTGCGGAATTTGCATTCGACGCGGTGTTTTTTTTGGTGCGGATCCCGGAAGCTGTGGCTTTTTGCTGAAAGAAGCTTCCGAGTAGCGGAACGCTGCTGAG is drawn from Thiohalomonas denitrificans and contains these coding sequences:
- the lysS gene encoding lysine--tRNA ligase, with product MAEEQKNQDEHKLIAERRAKLAILREQGMAFPNDFRRNVMAGELHARYGDMDEETLESEHIRVAIAGRMMSRRIMGKASFAHVKDMSGQIQLFVQRDALPEGLYNEQFKKWDVGDIVGAEGVLFRTKTGELSVKVDSVKLLTKSLRPLPEKWHGLTDQEARYRQRYLDLIINDVTRDTFRIRSQVVHHIREFLVHRGFLEVETPMMQAIPGGAAARPFVTFHNALDMELYLRIAPELYLKRLVVGGFEKVFEINRNFRNEGLSTRHNPEFTMLEFYQAYADHHELMDLTEAMLRDVAQQVLGTTTVEYQGENYHFGEPFRRITVKESILQFNPNLTEAQIDDLESARQVARQLDVPLKETWGLGKVQIEIFEKTVEHRLKEPTFITRYPTEVSPLARPCDDDPFVTDRFEFFVGGREIANGFSELNDPEDQAERFRKQVEEKAAGDEEAMHFDEDYIVALEHGLPPTAGEGIGIDRLVMLFTNSPSIRDVLLFPHMRPESD